Below is a window of Gossypium hirsutum isolate 1008001.06 chromosome A12, Gossypium_hirsutum_v2.1, whole genome shotgun sequence DNA.
AATAAGGGTGGTGGCATGCCACAAGGCTGGTACCAGGCTTGGTGGCCTAGGTTGTTGCTCGTTAGGCATCTAATGCAAGATTCAAGTTTATATTTGGGCCTCCAAGTCcatttaaataagaattaaattaacCTGTGACTTAAAATGAATATTTAATCATACTTGAAATTGATTTCAGAATAAACTAAATATCATACAAACTTGAACCAATTTTAGATgtataagataaaaaaatgatCAAATATCAAAATCTTGAAAATTGTGGATTATAAGTATGGACAAAAGTAGGTTACTACAATAGACATATATAAAACCTATGTAGTTTCAACTTGAGAAATAACGGCAGCAAGTGATTAAGTTCAGTAGTTCTTCATATAAAATTATTGACTCTAGAGATATAGTAATATGGAGAAGACAAAATTGTTTCAAGCACCGACAGAACCAGAAGCGCCCCTTGTTTCAAAGAGAGGAGGACGGGTTATTCACATTTCATTTGATGGTCAGAGGCGAATTGAAAGCTAAGCAGTGGTAATTCTAAAGATTCCCCGGGGGAAAAATAGAGATGTCTCCTACGTTACCCATAATATGTGGAAGTATCGACGTAATTTCATAGAGTCATTCGGTCTGAATGCTACATGAAGAACATAAGCCAGATGACGGAACGGGAAGACCTAGGATGTAGAAGATCATAACATGAGTGGTTCGACAGATTTGGATTCCTATATATCCACTCATGTGGTACTTCATTGTACAATATATATAAGAATTATACGATAAGAATTATACGAATCCATCTGTATAGATATCATCATCTACATCCAGAAAGCCGTATGCTTTGGAAGAAGCTTGTACAGTTTGGGAAGGGGTTTTGATTGATCGATCAAAAAGAAGAATCTACTTCAACCGATATGCCCTTAGGCACGaccatacataacatagaaatcACACTTGGAAGGGGTGGACAATTAGCTAGAGCAGCGGGTGCTGTTGCGAAACTGATTGCAAAGGAGGGGAAATCGGCCACATTAAAATTACCTTCTGGGGAGGTCCGTTTGATATCCAAAAACTGCTCAGCAACAGTCGGACAGGTGGGGAATGTTGGGGTGAACCAGAAAAGTTTGGGTAGAGCCGGATCTAAATGTTGGCTAGGTAAGCGTCCTGTAGTAAGAGGAGTAGTTATGAACCCTGTAGACCATCCCCATGGGGGTGGTGAAGGGAGGGCTCCAATTGGTAGAAAAAAACCCGCAACCCCTTGGGGTTATCCTGCACTTGGAAGAAGAAGTagaaaaaggaataaatataGTGATAATTTGATTCTTCGTCGACGGAGTAAATAGGAGAGATTATTTCTTTCTTCgtctttacaaaaacaaaaaaatatattttaaaagaaaaatggcGCGTTCACTAAAAAAAATCCTTTTGTagcaaatcatttattaaaaaaaatcaaaaggcttaatacaaaagcggaaaaagaaataataataacttgGTCCAGAGCATCTACCATTATACCCACAATGATCGGCCATACTATCGCTATCCATAATGGAAAAGAACATTTGCCCATTTATATAACGGATCGTATGGTAGGACATAAATTGGGAGAATTCGCACCTACTATAAATTTTCGCGGACACgcaaaaaatgataataaatctcgtcgttaatattattataataaattataataaaaaaatagagattaatTAATGAATTCATTAGTGAGAGGTAAACTTTATGATAAAGATAAAGAAACACAGGAGGAACCCATATACAACTTCAGACGAAGTATACGCTTTAGGTCAACATATATGTATGTCTGCTCACAAAGCACGAAGAATAATTGATCAGATTCGTGGACGTTCCTATGAAGAAACACTTATGATACTAGAACTCATGCCTTATCGAGCATGTTATCTCattttaaaattggtttattCTGCAGCAGCAAATGCTCGTCACAATAGGGGTTTCAATGAAGCGAGTTTAATCATTAGTCAAGTTGCAGTAAATGAGGGAACTACTCTGAAAAGACTAAAACCTCGAGCTCAAGGACGGAGTTATCTGATAAAAAGACCCACTTGTCATATAACTATTGCATTGAAAGATCTTGAATTTGAACCACTTGACAGATATATGCTGCGCCCAAAACCAAAAAACACGGATGGCTAGGATGGCTAAAAAAGGGATAAATAAGAACACAAATATGACATATCCTAATATATAGTAGTGGAGGATTATGGGACAAAAAATAAATCCACTTGGTTTCAGACTTGGTACAACCCAAAGTCATCATTCTCTTTGGTTTGCACAACCGAAAAAGTATTCCGAGGGTCTAcaagaagataaaaaaataagagaCTGTATCAAGAATTATGTACAAAAAAATACGAGACTATCTTCTGGTGTCGAGGGAATTGCACGTATAGAGATTCAAAAAAGACTGGATCTAATTCAGGTGATAATCTATATGGGATTTCCTAAATTATTAATTGAAGATAAGCCACGAAAACTCGAAGAACTACAGATGAATGTGCAAAAAGAACTTAATTGTATGAACCGAAAACTCAACATTGCTATTACAAGAATTGGAAATCCTTATGGGCACCCTAATATTCTTGCCGAATTTATAACCGGACAATTAAAGAATCGAGTTTCATTTCGAAAGGCAATGAAAAAGGCTATTGAATTAACTGAGCAAGTGGATACAAAAGGAATTCAAATACAAATTGCAGGGCGTATCGACGGAAAGAAATTGCACGTGTCGAATGGATCCGAGAAGGTAGGGTTCCTCTACAAACCATTGGAGCGAAAATTGAGTATTGCTCTTATAGAGTTCGAACTATCTATGGGGTATTAGGAATCAAAATTTGGATATTTATAGACGAAGAATAATAAGAATAAGACTCTACTTGTCTTTACGTTCTATTCTGCGATAGAACAAAAAAtgacaaattctttgattttttgattgaacataaaaataaaaaaatgagcagTTCTAAATTCTATAaggttaaataaaaatttgattgatCATTTGATATAATTGCTATGCTTAGTGTGCGACTCGTTGGGTTTTTTAGGCTTAGGATTCAAAAAAAATGGGCGGACCACAGTATAAGCTAATAACTATAGCACTAATAACCAACTCATTGCTTCGGATTATCTGGATCCAAAGAATCAGTCAAGATAT
It encodes the following:
- the LOC121211283 gene encoding 50S ribosomal protein L2, chloroplastic, producing MPLGTTIHNIEITLGRGGQLARAAGAVAKLIAKEGKSATLKLPSGEVRLISKNCSATVGQVGNVGVNQKSLGRAGSKCWLGKRPVVRGVVMNPVDHPHGGGEGRAPIGRKKPATPWGYPALGRRSRKRNKYSDNLILRRRSK